The sequence attgtgttttttaaaataaatatgtagcCCTAAattgcttttgaaaaaaaagtttcaagtaAATAAGTAATAGCAAGCCCATGACATTTGTTTGACATTTGCTATCACTGATTGTGACCCTGGTAATCCACAAAAGGAAAAGAAAGGTGTGTGGAGCTATAAAAACGCTTATTAGGGGGATTCGCTGAAAAGTTGGTCGGTTTCGTGATTTGAACTattcttgcaaaaaaaaaatacggccgagttgccgaataattgTAATTAAAAAAAGGTATTTCTTTCCTGATTAATCAGAAAAACTGTTATTggcattaattttcaaaagttttaaagCGCTCAAGGTCACTCCGGAACGGAAGTAACGCTCAACTGTCATGTTTAGTATTTCACCCATCACCCATTTTTAGTATTTCACCCATGCGACGCAACAAagctgaaattttaaaaatgacagttgtgcgttccTTCCttatcgagtgatgtgcccctgaaaacgtgaggagtgaccttaaacgtGCCTAACACTTTGTATAACACGACATAGCTCTAAATATGTAGTCTGAGGCGTGAGGGGCAAAATATCAGGCTTctaaaaaaagttataaaaagTCAAATGGGATGactttttacaacactggtAAGAAGTAAGGAGAAAGTAGTTTCAATTGCATCAATGTTTATTTTTACGTAACAAATAACGGTAACATTTAGCTTTCCcgttaaaaattgtatctcgttttattgtctcatccgattctttgaattatttgaacTCAACGTTCCTAAAGTTAAAacacagcactttttcgatttttgctttcgatttgAAAAAGAGGCgttaaaaatatgggttctttggaaatGTTGAACGATTaagtaaataataatttttgatGGAAAAGTAGATTGCGTCCTAAAAAAATCAGTAATTGATAGAGCATCGGTCATGAATGCAATgatgttgttttaattttgtgCGTAGTCTAAGTccgaaaacatgttttttgtatgtgaaatattttaaaattcaaataaatttaggaATATTTATACAAAAATCTAACGTGATCAAGCtaattttctaaaattaaaTCGAATAGGAGCCAATTGATTCCTTTATTGTTAATGTAACAATAAAAGAAAACATAGTCAGTATTTTGACTCAGCACTAAACAACCACACATCATTACTAACTAAGGTTAAAGATCAGTTATAAGTATAATATTTTATACTTATATATAAGTATAATATTAAGAAGTATAAAATTTTTCTGATGTAGACAGGACGATATGCTCATACCTACTGGATATAAGCGCGGCGCACCCAGCAGCAGTTACTTCaaaaatgatatggaaattttcttattgaaggggtaaataaaatactaatgaaggtgTATAAAACGTCTTTGCAGTGGTACACATTAAGGTGGGGAGTTTGGCCCAGGCACTCTATTGAAAGTCATTTTtacacgacttttcaaaaaagctttattacgtgttctctGTATTATTTTCATATGACAACTTACAGGCAATGCATTTACGACAATTtgaactaccaaataacacagtGTTTGCATAAATCGTATTGCCTTAGAGGGTGGCATGTTATATCGCCTTTCCCTAAGTTGAAAATTCCATTAGGATATGACCGCCATGAATTCATACAGAAATAGGTTTACATACTCACATATGATGCTAACTTACATCtaagtttgaaaaataatagGGTAATGTGGGGAAAGATGGCCATGTGGAACAAGTCGACCACCCTGTATTTGACAGTGTGTCACCCATTTCAAGTATAGGGAATGGCGAATTATGTTGTGATGTtgtgataaaaatatttaaaaaaaaccaccACGGTTACATGTAAACAATATATGAGAACATACGTTGAAAGTTTGCTTGCTTGGAGTCCACTATTTCTTATAAcatttaaattaatgatttaaaGGGTTTtacattaaaattgatttttccaaaTCAGTCTTTTCACATTGAGCAATGCATATTACAGGTAACTATCACTTGTAAGATAACATTTGAATGCTTTTATATCGTAATACATAAAAAAATTCAATGGTATGGAATCAGTTGTAGAGAACTCGAAACTTACCTCTCTGCGCTTGTTCCTTCCAAATTTTCTTGTTCTCCGCCAGACAAGTGATCCACGGTTTCTTGATCTCGAACCGATCCGGTTTCGCGCCATTCTTCACGTCCGGTTTCGGCTTCGGCTTGTCGCCACCGGTACCTGTTTCTCCGCTACCACCCCCGTTGCCGCCGTTATTAGTTATTGCTTCATTGCTTGTATTATTGTGGCTACTACTGTTGTTGTTGTTCGGTACACTTAGAGTATTGTTTCCTTTAATGCTAgtattattgttattgttattcTTGCTATTACTACTATTCATTGCGATTGGTGCTATCGGTGCTAAGACTATCTCTAACATATCGGCACACACAGCCATACTGGGCTCGACGATAAATTCGATAAAACCGATCTGAGACTCCGCCACCAGCGTATTGTTTCGATCGCAGAGCGGACTGAAGGGGAGCCCGAGTTCCTGCTCGAGATCGCCCTGCCGGAAGAACTCCTCGAGCAGTAGCATTGTCCACTTGTGATGGATGTCCCAGCGTTTGGCCGGATGAGAAATATCACAACAATGCAGCACCAGCGAGAGCGCCTTGGACTTGTCCACCTGTGGCTCGGCCAGCGTTAGCAGGTTGCGCATGTTCTTCAGTTGCTGAAAGTGGAACGACATATCGGTCGCGAGTACCATGTCAATGATCAGCGACCGCAGCTCGCGGTACTCTTCCTTCGAGAGATTCTGCAGCACGTTACAGTCGTCCTCTTTCAGCACCCGGAACGCTGCACTGATGTGATGGTTCTCTAACACGGCACGATCGTTGTACAGCATCGCTGTATCCGATCCGGACATCACGTGGAAATTATTGGTCGTCCCCGTGTGCTCGTAGTCGTGAATTAAGGCCGCTAGCAGCGTGGCGAAGATCTCGAGATCGGTTAGCCAGTGCATCATCCCCGTCTGACAGAGGATGTGGTGTACGGTTTGTGCGACATCGGCGGCATGCAGGTTGTTGTGGTATGGATTGCGAAAGCGACAGTAGCCCTCCTCGATGCGCGATAGGAACGTTTCCAGCATGGCCGGCGGAATCTTGAACTTGTGGATGCTACCGTATCGGTTGAGCAGATCGTAGCCCAGGTACTTGACCGGTTGGCAGTTGCCAGCGTCGGCCAAGGCAAACACATCGAACGACCAGTCGTCCAGACACTGCGAAATGGAAAGAAATACAAGAATAACGTTAGTATTGATAATCGCTTTGtatggttttattttttttaatttcagatCCTTATTTTAAACAACGATGCCTATTGACGAAGTACAACAACAATCTCAGCAGCAACCTCAAACGAATCAAACGGACCAATTAACACCGGCGAGGGCTCCACCGGACGAGGAAGAAGAGGACGACGAAGACGATGATGATGACCTTGGAACTGCAGGCGATCCCACTGACGGTGCTCGAAGCTATTCCAGTACACAGGTGGCCTCGGCTGGTGGCGGATTCTATGAGGAGGACGAAGAGGAAGAAGAGGACGAAGTAGAAGAACAACCGGGACTGAGACAACTATTTGCACCAATCGGTAAGTCTTCAATGAACGGAATTTTACATTCTAAACTCGAATTATTATCATACCCAGCGGATACGCAAGCTCAGAGCGAAGATGAAGAGGACGGCGACTACATTCCGGACGAGGAGGTCAAAAAGACCATCATGGTGGGTAGTGACTTCCAAGCGGCCATACCTGAGGGTCTCTGCCGGTACGATGACGCGCTACCTTACGAGAACGAAGATAAACTGCTGTGGAATCCGACGGTGTTGGGCGAGAGCCTCATTGAGGAGTACTTGAAAAAAATAGCTGCGGCGGCGAGCAGCAACACGGGGGCACCACATACAAATAATGTATTCTCGATACCTTTGGGGAAGCACCTACGGGACGACGAGCAGGGACTTTATCTGTTGCAGCAGTGTGGGCACAATATTGACGAAGCGTTACGGAGGCGACGGATAAATGCGTTGCCCGTGGCTGAGCAGCAGATGAGCATCTGGTCCGAGGAGGAGTGTAGGAATTTTGAAAATGGCCTTCGGATACACGGGAAGGACTTTCACATGATTCAGCAGTCGAAGgtgattatttttatcattatttCATCCGTTTGATATTTATAATAATGTCCATGGTACCAAGGTGAATAAAAATACTGAAGATCATGTTTGTCACTGCCAAAGCACCTCTGtttaattataatttatatTCCTCTTCCTTAGGTTCGCACCCGCTCCGTCGGCGAATTGGTC comes from Armigeres subalbatus isolate Guangzhou_Male chromosome 2, GZ_Asu_2, whole genome shotgun sequence and encodes:
- the LOC134212586 gene encoding mesoderm induction early response protein 1 isoform X2, yielding MPIDEVQQQSQQQPQTNQTDQLTPARAPPDEEEEDDEDDDDDLGTAGDPTDGARSYSSTQVASAGGGFYEEDEEEEEDEVEEQPGLRQLFAPIADTQAQSEDEEDGDYIPDEEVKKTIMVGSDFQAAIPEGLCRYDDALPYENEDKLLWNPTVLGESLIEEYLKKIAAAASSNTGAPHTNNVFSIPLGKHLRDDEQGLYLLQQCGHNIDEALRRRRINALPVAEQQMSIWSEEECRNFENGLRIHGKDFHMIQQSKVRTRSVGELVQFYYLWKKTERHDLFANKARLEKKKYNLHPGLTDHMDRFLEEQENSTGFGDRSSSPGFASLYVGAPETKRQRLMDSKDHSASTGSSKRSSSAL
- the LOC134212586 gene encoding mesoderm induction early response protein 1 isoform X3; translated protein: MPIDEVQQQSQQQPQTNQTDQLTPARAPPDEEEEDDEDDDDDLGTAGDPTDGARSYSSTQVASAGGGFYEEDEEEEEDEVEEQPGLRQLFAPIADTQAQSEDEEDGDYIPDEEVKKTIMVGSDFQAAIPEGLCRYDDALPYENEDKLLWNPTVLGESLIEEYLKKIAAAASSNTGAPHTNNVFSIPLGKHLRDDEQGLYLLQQCGHNIDEALRRRRINALPVAEQQMSIWSEEECRNFENGLRIHGKDFHMIQQSKVRTRSVGELVQFYYLWKKTERHDLFANKARLEKKKYNLHPGLTDHMDRFLEEQENSTGFGDRSSSPGFASLYVGAPETKRQRLMDSKASTGSSKRSSSAL
- the LOC134212586 gene encoding mesoderm induction early response protein 1 isoform X1; translation: MPIDEVQQQSQQQPQTNQTDQLTPARAPPDEEEEDDEDDDDDLGTAGDPTDGARSYSSTQVASAGGGFYEEDEEEEEDEVEEQPGLRQLFAPIGKSSMNGILHSKLELLSYPADTQAQSEDEEDGDYIPDEEVKKTIMVGSDFQAAIPEGLCRYDDALPYENEDKLLWNPTVLGESLIEEYLKKIAAAASSNTGAPHTNNVFSIPLGKHLRDDEQGLYLLQQCGHNIDEALRRRRINALPVAEQQMSIWSEEECRNFENGLRIHGKDFHMIQQSKVRTRSVGELVQFYYLWKKTERHDLFANKARLEKKKYNLHPGLTDHMDRFLEEQENSTGFGDRSSSPGFASLYVGAPETKRQRLMDSKDHSASTGSSKRSSSAL